The following is a genomic window from Malus sylvestris chromosome 7, drMalSylv7.2, whole genome shotgun sequence.
tatacacTGCTGAAACGGCAGCAAAGCTGTATTGTGATATAAGTAGGTGTAATTAACACATTAATAATCAGATATTTGGACAATTTATTTGGATCAAACATAACAACAATATGACAACGTGATCAGTTGtaaaaaaccaaactgaaataTCATGAGAAGATAAAAATTGATTGTCTGTGATTGATCAATGGTGTAACAAACCTAGTACGTCCAATTGTTTGCAAAATATAAATTGTTACGTTTGTTGTTAGCAACTACGTTAGTTGTCCTGTTATGTGGAGGTAATTTCATGTCTAATCGTTTGACTCTACGTACCTAACTATGACTATACCATTTTTAGGGGGTCGAGTTAGACCCCTTCACCCGAGATTCTGTGTTCGGTTTTCTCTCTTCAATATTATCACTTGTATGATCAAGGCCTGGTTTGGTACCAAGATGATTATGAAAAAAGCTGGTATCAgctttttttatgtttggtaaacattcagcttcagctttttttcacagttttgggtgaaaaaaagccaaaaacaagaagctgcaaaacccaactttgaaaaaccggctttttttaacatctgttttacataaaagtttactaaacactataatactgctttttttttcaaaagcatttttacaaaaaagtttaccaaacactctatagctttatttcacagccgcttattctcacagcacaacagatgcagcttttttttcaaagcacaacaataccaaaccagcccttaagaAAAACATACGGAGTAATAACCGATATACCATCTTGCTCAATGCAAGTTCTAACTTAATGTTGGAGATAGTGATGCTGAAAACACAATAACATTGAACATtatttccaaatttccaattgCATTCCAAAAACAAGATGACAGTGCTTAAATAGAAAAAAGAACTAAAGTTTTTTCATGGGGTTTGCACATCAAATTCAGACCCAGAGGACGGCCTAGTTTTCGTGTCGGATTGCCGGAGTTCCCCTATCATTCTAACTACTTCATCCATGTTGGGGCGTGTTTCGGGCAATTTTGTTACGCATGCCAGAGCAATCTGCAGCACCTGCACCATCTCTTCTTCAATGTGGTGGTGTTTCAGAAGTTCCAAATCAAAAACCTCAGCTGTCCACTCCTCGCGCACAACAGACTTAACCCAACGCGGGAGATCAACTACGCAATCATGCCCCAGATATTCAAGCGTGGCTTTGCCTGTCAGCATTTCTAGGAGGAGCACACCAAAGCTGTAAACATCTGATTTGTGAGTGGTTTTCCGCATGTCAATTGCCTCTGGAGCGCGATATCCAATGGCTCGGGACATGGCTGGAGGGAAGTTCATTAGAGGACTCAACCCTACGTCCGAGATGCAAGCCTCGAGTTCTTGGGTGAGGAGAATGTTTGTGGACTTTATGTTGCCATGGCTGCATTTAGCACCCACGGAATGAATATGAGCAAGTCCCTTGGCAATTCCGAGCGAAATTTTTACTCTTGAATCCCAGTCTAGTGGAGACCTCCCAATATCACTGTTTCCTATAAATCCATTGAAACAACGAAAATAAGGCAAAAGCATAGGAGCATTGCAAATCAAAGTAACTATAAATGGAGATTAGGATTTAGATTATGTATATTACCATGCAAGTGAGCAAACAAGCTTCCTGCTGGCATGTAGTTGTACACCAAAAGCTTCTCCTCCGTGGAGAAATAATAAGCGCGAGGAGGCAGGACATTCGGGTGCTTCCCTACCCTCTCCACCACCTCCATATGCTGCTCAAACTCCCTCTTCCCCACCACAACTTCCCTCAACCTCTTCACCACAACCGTTGTTTCCTCATCCAATACAGCTTTGTAAGTTGTTCCGAAACTTCCTTTACCGAGAACTTCAGCTGACGCCCTCAGCAGATCCTCAAGGTCAAAATTGTAATGGCACCCTTCAAAGAAGAATAGCTTGTTCTTCTCTGCCTCTTGCACTCCACTTCCGAAATCCTTAGGCATCTCACCCTTTCCATCTCCTGAGGCCTTCCCTTTCAACATCCCGCCACCTACTTTGTTAGTCCTTTTCAAACAGCATATGACAACCACCAGGACTAGAAGAACCAACACTGCAGAGCCCCCAATTGCCACGGCAACAATGGTGCCCGGGCTAAGTTTTTTTATGAGTGTAGCATGGTGATTTTTGAGGATGGTTGGCGAGGGTAGCAAGAAAGCAGGGGATGCAGAAGGGTAAGTGGAGGTGTTTTTAGAACAATTGTTGAGAGGTGCCCCACATAACTGAGGATTCCCAACAAATGAAGAGTTGGAATATTTATCGAGGGAATATGGAACCGCGCCATTCAAGTTGTTGAAGCTCAAATTCAAAAGCTTAAGCGCGGGGAGGTTCAGATTCGGGATGGCTCCAGAGATGAAATTGTTTTGGAGGCGCAATGTAGTGAGGCGTGTAAGATTCTGGATTTTTGGTGGAATGTTACCGGAAAAGGAGTTGAAGGAGAGGTCTAATACAATGAGGTTGGGGGACAGAGAGGCAGGAAGCTTTCCTGAGAAGTTATTCTGATGGAGGTAAAGAAACTCCAAGGAAGGAATGGATGGGATATCAGAAGGAAGACTTCCATAGAGGAAATTTGAGTGGAGGCTGAGTACTCGAAGAGCACGAAGCTTTCCTATACTGTTGGAAGGGATGGAACCGAAAAGTCCAATTCCCGGAAGATGGATAGCAGTCACTCCAGTTTTGTTTAAATTGCAAGTGATTCCAACCCAAGAGGTGCAAACTGGTATGGAAGCATTCCAGTTGAGTTTTCGGGTGTGGACAACTGTGCCAGCAAAGTTGAGGAGGGCTTGTCCATCTGAGTTCAGGTCAGACAAAACCGAGGAAGGGAAAGGCGTAACAAGGGAAAGGAAGATAAGCGTGCGAACGAAGACCTGAAGCTTCATGGTTATCTGCTCAGAATGCAAATGGTACGATTAGAAAACCCCGAAAACAAAGTTAGCGAAACATGCAGATAGGATGCAGATAGCAGCAAAAATTCGACTACATTTCGGGTTTAGGAAGGCAAAGAGTGGCAAAGAACCACTGAATGACTTGGGGAAATCCAAGAGGATTGATCATAACTGTGTTTGAAAAGTGCTGTGCTAGGCAAAACGCCTCCCTTTATGCCTTAGCGATTTCAAACTTTGGATCAAACACAACCCAAACAAAAAGGTGACAAAAGACAACCCACTCAGCATGCAAAGTTCACATAACTTGAGACAGATTGCATTAGGGACAAATAAACATGCTAGTTAGCCTGTCTTGATCACCCTCATTGAAGAGAAtaaattcatcaaatttgtttatcttattGCTTTAGAAAATGTTACCAAATAGGAATTCCCCGCGTGTGTACTGATTTTACTCACTAGGAAAATACAAGTTTAAAACCAAAAAATGGGTTTGTGAAGAATAATCTTTGTCATTAGATGGATTAATCATGGgtttaaatgaattaaaatttcttcaaaaatataagggaaaaaggaaaatgcATCCCTACCAACTTTTGTAAGTGGGAAAAAGCAAAGTGCACTATCTttagccaaaagaaaaaagaaataaagagaggccaaacaaagaaaagagaggTTGGTAACCAAAATATAAGCTCACCTTTTtccctaaaagaaaaaaaaaattatgtacttaaaagttaaaagtttaaaaacaaGTGGGAAAAGCAATCAAAATATATAAAGCAATGTGGTGACAAGGATAGAATCCAAGAAGAAGATAATCTTcctaaagaaaaagaaaaaagttcaaTATTATGTATAAGAGGAAGGTATTTTTGTGTGTTACAGGTTTTCTTTGATATTATACAGGAATTTTACGTGATTTATGGCTTGTTTGGAAgttattttaaaatgattgaaatttgtttttggtgaaattgattttgagcttcaaaaacacttttaagtgctttttcatGATCCAATTGATTTTTTACCAAGGATtgatttcaaaaacatttttaccaaaaacgttttcaatcattttaattgCATTTCCAAACAAGCCTTGAATTGCCTTTTGTTGCAGGTTTCATGCTTGAATAATCAAAAGTAAGCACATTGGAACATGAATatataataaggaaaactaatgaaaagggcttgaaaactttgagttttaatgataaggacaaaataaagggtaaaatgaataataccaggtttgactttttagtgtaaaaatgtggtttttcgttaaagtgaacagtaccttgggcttttcgttaaaactcgcATAATAATATGAATTTCCATATAAGTAACGAgtcatttttttcttaattgtcAATCACAGGCTAATACGGATACACAAttgtagaagaaaagaaaagttcgTACCAGACAAATTTGACTTCCGATGAATATTCATGCATTTTAACCCAAAGTGTTACTACAGATCTGTCAAAACAAAAGTAGACTCATGAAGGGAAAATGCCAGAAATACACAAATACACTGATGTGCTATAGAACTGTGAAAAAGAAGTAATCTCTAAAATTTAATCCCATGAGGATCATAAAAAACCTACCTGAAAATCTGAGCAATTTGTCACAGATTTCTGTGCTACTTGGAAGTTAAGGTGTGAGAAAATTAGCAAAGTTAAAGAGGCTGAAGAGGCTGAGATACTAAAACCAAAGGAAAATGAATTTATAATTTGAATACAACGggaataattttgtttttaaattcccctataatatataatgaaaacaataataaatataCAATAATTGATAGAGAAacggaattttttttaatgaattggTGATTGGATTGCAGGAGTTATGAAGTAAAAATGTCAGGTATGGactataaagaaaataattataaaaaaataaaaaaaacaatgtttGGCTACTCAAGGATGACGAAAGTTTCTCAAAAAATTTCATCTCCGATTTTTACAGACATTCATGCTTATAATttgaaccgttcatattataaatcactctgTAAATATCatatatgcaaaaaaaaatgatattaaaacTAATATCGTTTAGTCAGTCAACTTTAGGTAAATAGATAGACAATTCGTAATACTTTTACCATTTTCATTCATTTATTGTTATACAGTTCGATAATTAAATGACCTTAGCTTTAATCGACTTTTTGCAGAAGGTGATTTTTATAAAATGATTTATAATACAAACGATTTTCATCTTAAATATGAAATTCTATGAATCAGAAACAAAGCATTTTGAGTAGGAATACTTAAATAGAAGGTTCAATTTATTCTTCAACAGTGACGTCGGCAATTACATGTATAAATTGCAATCAGAATATTTCTCAACCAGAAAAGCTAAATGCTgatttaatatataataaatatagaTATAGTGCAATGGGGAGCAGCATCCATGAAAGCACACTTCACTCTAAATAAGGACCGTGGAGAGTGTGTAGAGTGGATAGGGACTGGAGAGCAACTGCTTTCATTTCATTGTCCTGCCTCTTGACTTGTCACTTTATATAGTATTGGTTAGGAGTTGGGACAAATGATTGTTGCACAATTTTTGGCACAAAACTCGCTTATTGCGTAAAGAGTGAATTTTTGACGAGATTGTCTGATTATGACAGTTCTCACATTGAAAAAATAAGCGGGAGGATCAGATGCGACTAAAATATAGAATCGAACTCAGGCCTTTATCTgtcccaataaaaaaaattaaaaattaaaaaaaataaaaaccaagccTTTATCCAATAGAAGGCTTGTCCACAAACAATACCTTCAAAAACTTGTTCAGGTCACACACCTTCAGTTACCATTTCAAAAAGCTTTTCTATTagaatatgttaaaatttaCCTTAAATTGAAGTTTTTACGAAGAGCACCCGGTAGATACTTATTTAAACGGTGTAAGAAGCGTCCTTAGTTTTATGAAAATGCTTTCAgccattttaaaaatacttacaaACAACTTACAGCCTTACAGGTAGAAAGAGAACAAATTTTCTTAAAACCTAGCCCTTGTAATTACTAAAGGGAAATTTGTTATGTTGATCTGGGGTGGAATGATGAATTATCACGCATGATAATTATAATTATCCCCTGTTTTGACTTCAAACCCAACACCAGCAGATTCAAAACACTAATTATGTCAAACATAAACAACGAAAATTCTTCAACTCTCACATGGTAGTAGGGTCCTTGATAAAGTATCAAAGGTTAATTTCTGAAACTTTTCTTATGGAAAACATGGTCCTTTAGCAGAAACCATATCATGCTAAGTTGTCTCTTCGTATAGTAGGTTATTCCCAACAACTTCACTAGTAGTTCTACGAGTAGAACTGAGATATCAAACTCGTCATTCATAATCAAGTATTGAACTTGTCATTCAAATAAGCTAAAAGCTTAAACCTCATACGTCCAACTTACGAGTGAAGAGGAACATAGCATACGAACTGAAGACGAGGAAAGGGATGTGAAACTGAAATCGATGTCAGTGAGTAAGACTAACCTTATTATATGAGTAGTTGGCTGTTGCCGTTCTCGTAGGATGTTCCATGTCCTTCTCTGCGACGTATAGTATGGTGGTGTTCGGCTGTCGTTTCAACAAATGATATGCTCCATCCAAATTACAGGAGCCTTTTAACCGCTCCCGTGCGATGGACAGGCTTACGTCGCGGGACAGTTATTTTACTTGCAGTTGCAGGCTTGCTTGTTTTGGAGGGAGTATTCAGTAGGGTTGCCGCACTACGGCAATAGATActagagagttttaacgaaacactttcagtactgtttattttaacgaaaaactacatttttactctaaaaagtcactcataatactattcacttacaacactcttttgtcattttgattaaaactcaaagttttcaagcaattttcgttagttttccttagataCTAAGGATACGGACAACGGGCAGAATAAGGAGGAGAGGGCTATTTTTTGTGTTCCGATCATTGATGCAAAAAATATCCAAATACCAAATTCAATCTCTATAAAACTTCTTCAAAGCATAAGAAGCTCTTGGGAAGATTAAAGAAAGAATTTGTTCTTCTTCCGTAAAGAATTTGTCCAATAATTTATAACCTAATCTTTTCAAAAAAGTTCATACAGTACTTTTGTGTTTACTAGCCAAAGTTTTAACACAAGAAAGTCGAAGTAGGATGGAACTTGTTGTTCGGAAGCCTGAAGTTTTTCTCGGACTTTAGAAtactttttttgtaaatacaagCGATATTCCTACTCTAAACTTTAGAACCTTAGTTGTAGGGCCACGTGGTTTGAAAGTCCATGATGAAGTTTTTCTCCGACTTTAAAATAATCTTAGGTGTCAAAATGTGgatttcataaaataaataaataaataaaaacaagaaa
Proteins encoded in this region:
- the LOC126629187 gene encoding probable inactive receptor kinase At5g58300 isoform X2 — protein: MKLQVFVRTLIFLSLVTPFPSSVLSDLNSDGQALLNFAGTVVHTRKLNWNASIPVCTSWVGITCNLNKTGVTAIHLPGIGLFGSIPSNSIGKLRALRVLSLHSNFLYGSLPSDIPSIPSLEFLYLHQNNFSGKLPASLSPNLIVLDLSFNSFSGNIPPKIQNLTRLTTLRLQNNFISGAIPNLNLPALKLLNLSFNNLNGAVPYSLDKYSNSSFVGNPQLCGAPLNNCSKNTSTYPSASPAFLLPSPTILKNHHATLIKKLSPGTIVAVAIGGSAVLVLLVLVVVICCLKRTNKVGGGMLKGKASGDGKGEMPKDFGSGVQEAEKNKLFFFEGCHYNFDLEDLLRASAEVLGKGSFGTTYKAVLDEETTVVVKRLREVVVGKREFEQHMEVVERVGKHPNVLPPRAYYFSTEEKLLVYNYMPAGSLFAHLHGNSDIGRSPLDWDSRVKISLGIAKGLAHIHSVGAKCSHGNIKSTNILLTQELEACISDVGLSPLMNFPPAMSRAIGYRAPEAIDMRKTTHKSDVYSFGVLLLEMLTGKATLEYLGHDCVVDLPRWVKSVVREEWTAEVFDLELLKHHHIEEEMVQVLQIALACVTKLPETRPNMDEVVRMIGELRQSDTKTRPSSGSEFDVQTP